One segment of Campylobacter hominis ATCC BAA-381 DNA contains the following:
- a CDS encoding calcium-binding protein, translating to MSDSSKRVSKAEVELNKAYERLLKNADATKLIIEALADGVKIDEILTKFKSSEKWTEAMKDKWGKRPGYINAALNAPKNKLSGYDGLTVLSELGIDVGSVFTENFVEKNIIPKLGLKYSPLIGWFSAGMDIGNLINQATGFEEASLSQLIKKKLEELRGTTTDLPDLEMLKKGILKITMHDGTVYERPLVDIAGSYMLTGNSKSDVLFGSDGNDILNGHAGSDILIGGAGKDDYFVDNGDTIKDSDGKGRVFYLIQTFNSQVAPKSKKALKFTKAKTAQSMNSKAQIL from the coding sequence ATGAGTGATTCAAGCAAAAGAGTATCAAAGGCAGAAGTTGAGCTAAATAAAGCTTATGAGAGATTGTTGAAAAATGCAGATGCAACAAAACTCATTATAGAAGCGTTAGCTGATGGCGTTAAAATAGACGAGATTTTAACAAAATTCAAAAGCAGTGAAAAATGGACAGAAGCCATGAAAGATAAATGGGGTAAAAGACCAGGTTATATAAATGCGGCACTTAATGCTCCAAAAAACAAACTAAGTGGATATGATGGACTAACAGTATTATCAGAACTGGGAATTGATGTTGGTTCGGTTTTTACAGAAAATTTTGTAGAGAAAAATATAATACCAAAACTAGGACTTAAATACTCACCTTTAATCGGTTGGTTTAGTGCCGGTATGGATATTGGAAATTTAATTAATCAAGCTACTGGTTTTGAAGAAGCTAGTTTAAGTCAGTTAATTAAGAAGAAATTAGAAGAACTTCGTGGCACAACCACAGACCTGCCAGACCTAGAAATGCTTAAAAAAGGAATTTTAAAAATCACTATGCATGATGGCACAGTATATGAAAGACCATTGGTAGATATTGCAGGAAGTTATATGCTAACAGGTAACAGTAAATCCGATGTCTTATTCGGAAGCGATGGTAATGATATATTAAACGGTCACGCTGGCTCAGATATACTCATCGGTGGAGCTGGCAAAGACGATTATTTTGTAGATAACGGCGATACTATAAAAGATAGCGACGGCAAAGGCAGAGTATTTTATCTTATACAAACATTCAACTCACAGGTGGCACCCAAATCGAAAAAGGCCCTAAAATTTACAAAGGCAAAGACGGCACAAAGTATGAACTCAAAGGCTCAGATCTTATAA